A window of Tachyglossus aculeatus isolate mTacAcu1 chromosome 21, mTacAcu1.pri, whole genome shotgun sequence genomic DNA:
CACAACTTTGTCTGGAATTGCTGCTCTGGagactccccctctccctcctgccagccTCTCTGTAAGAGATGGGGACGCCCAGGATAGCATGGCAGATTTGCAGTATGGAAGCTTTCCCAGGGCTCCCCCCACAACACCCCCAGTGTGGCAGACACCCCTGCCCTCATTCCCCCACTCAGGGGACCCCTGCAGCTCAGTTTAACAAGGCCCACCCAGTCCAAACTGGTTGTCTTGGAGTCATAAGGAGACAAATTCCGGTCAGGTCATTTCTAAATCCTGAAGCTGGGAGTGGCTGCTTCTATCAGGGTGTTTTAAAAAGCAGGACTTGTTTTTGCCAGAGTGAGGGCCACCTGTGGCTCCTGGCTATTGTTTTAGACTGTTTGTAAGTGACCTCAAGCTGGGTAACAAAGAGTCTTTAACCCTCTGCTTCAAAGAGCTGGTGGCTGAGAAGCAAGGCcagagcctggcagtcagaggacctgggttctagtcccagctctgctgcttgggtGCTGTGggtcactgggcaagtcacttcatttcttgtttcatctgtaaaatggggtttaagactgtgagcctcatgcttaAGCAGCCTaagactgcttagagaagcagcgtggctcaggggaaagagcccgggctttggagtcagaggtcatgggttcaaatcctggccctgccgcttgtcagctgtgtgactttgggcaagtcacttcacttctctggtcctcagttacctcatctgtataatggggattaagactgtgagccccaagtgggacaacctgatcaccttgtaaccttagaacagtgcttcatgcatggtaagcacttaacaaataccatcattattattatttggcacatGGCCCGAGTGtaacctgattagtacagtgactggcacttattattattattatcgtatttgttaagcacttagtatgtgccaggcactgtattagtcgGGTTGCACTCAGGCACAtagtattatcgttattattattatcatatttgttaagcacttactaagttccggagtggatacaagcaaaacaggttgtacacagtccctgtgccacagagggctcacagtctcaatccccattttacagatgaggtgactgaggcacggagaagagacgtgacttgcccaaggtcacatagcagatgagcggtggagtcaggattagaacccatgttctatccactatgccatgctgcttctctaccggtgcttaacagatatcatttaaaaaaaaaaaaatagttgtgaATTTTTAGGTGCTTACCCAGTTCCCAATGTTCCTGGGCTAACGTTGGGTTTCCCTGGACTGGGTTTCTCCCAATTCCTTGAGCCCTAACACTTTTCCTTTTCAGGACAGCCTGGTCCTTGTTAGTTTTCCAGTTTGCTCCTCCCCAACCACCGACTTCACCTCCCACCCGcttcccagccaatcccccaggAGAAAAGAGCTCTGGAATGCGActtctgccattttccctgaCCGGCTCCTCCGGCTCTCCCAGCTCTCCCGGCTCTCCCGGAGGCAGGCGTGGACAGAGCCGTCCAGCTCAGGCACCAGTCCCTCCATCCCTGAGCAGTGCTGCTTTTGCCCGGCACCGTCTCTGGTGCCCGGCCTCAGAGGACAGAGAGCAAGGGGCACGGagtcttgggttctcatcccggctgcatcccttgacttgggcaagtcacttcacttctctgtccctcgctttcctcatcggtaaaatggagctgcaatacctgctctcctgccGCGATCAGATTGTGTTGTATCGAcagcagcgcttagcacaatgcgtagcccacagtaagtgcttaataaacgccagaaTTACCATTATCGTAATCATCCTTAATAAGAGTAAGCGCCTTCAACGTGCAGATCACATCCCAGTGGCTGTGTGGCtcatggggttggggagaggggtagtCGAGAAGGTCTTACCATCTGCTCATGTTGCCAGGCAAGGTGCCCATAGGCCAGCTTGAACCCTTATTTGGCTCGGTTGCGTTTGCTGAACCCAAGCGGCTGTCATCTTTATCTTTATGCCTCCCCCGGTGCTAATCGCCGCTATGCCACGTGCCGCCCCCTCGTTCCTCACACCTCCTGTTCCAGTGGGAACGGGATGGGCAGAGGCTAGAGAGCACAGGGGGCCAACCTCCGACACTGGCACCAATCCCTCCGAGTGGGCTCCGTCCCGAGACCTCCGGCTCCCCCATCATCACCGTTGCCACGGTCACCGTTGCTGTCCTGGGACATGCCGAAGTAGGATGGGTGGCAGATCTCGACAGGGCTGGGTGGCGCAGATTTAATACTAtaaattatggtacctgttaagcgcttactatgtgccaagcactgttctaagcactgggatagatactagttaatcaggttggacatagtccctgtcccacatagagcttactgtcttaatccccattttatagatgaggtaacctaggcccagagaagttgaagtgactaatgataatcatggtatttgttaagcacttactgtgtgccaggcaccgttctaagcgctcgggtggatacgaggtgatcaggttgtcccacgcggggctcaccagtcttaatccccattttaaagatgaggtaactgaggcaccgaaaagttaagtgacttgcccaaaaccacacagctgacaagtggcagagccgggattagaacccacgacctctgattcccaagcccgggctctttccaataagccttccTGCTTCTCAGACTTCCAACTGGCACGACACGGGCTTTCCCGGCaggaaatccaagttcaagggcaacgcagaggaagtgggagaagaggaaaggagggcctagtcagggaaggcctcttggaggagatgagcctttaatAAAACTCTGAAGCtcaggggagggcgttccaggccaggggcaggatgtgggcgagaggttggcggtgagatagacgagatcaagggacCGTGAGAAGGCTGGCGGTAAAGGAAGGAAGTGTGCGGGTtgcattgtagaaggagagcagcaaggtgaggtaggaggggacaaggggattgactcctttaaagtctatggtaaggctCTTTGTTCCTCCTATCTTTTCATTATTTCAGGCCCTTCTCCCTCGCTAAACTGTAcgctacttgaaggcagggatcacatattTGGCAtcttggcagtgtggcctagtggaaagagcacaggactggaaatcaggagacccaggttctagttccagttgcaacactggcctgctgggttggaggaggtggaagggaaatGGTATTCAGTGGGGGTCTCTGACCTTTGAGGGACTAACAATTTgagaaaaagaggggagacagaggtcacttaacctctccaggcCTCTGGGTTCCTGAGCCCTTAGGCTAGAAAGGACCAGAGGACTGActttgttgtaccgtactctcgcaggcacgtaatacagtgctctgcacacagtaaatgttcaataaataccactgattcactggaTCCGGGGTTAGCGATCCGGGGTTAGTTCCAAAGACGGCTCCTTGGGTGTCCAATGGAGCAGACAGATAGGGCCCCCTTCCCAACCTAGCATCGCGTCAGTCGAGCCGGGCCAGGAGGAAGTCCCGGCCCCATGCCCCCGTCGTGGGGCTTcacggtctctctccatcccgccccCCAGGCAGACCTCGGCGCGAGCGATGTGCAGAGGATGATGGAAAACAAGGACCTGGAGGCCGAGATCCACCCGCTGAAGGGCGAGGAGGGGAAAGCCCAGCCGAACCAGGAGGCCGGCGCGGAGAAGAAACAGGCTGCCAAGAAGGTAGCCAACTCCAGCCGGGTCTCCCCGTGGCGCACCGCCGCCTTCTTCCTGTCGCTCTTCTTCTGCCTGCTCGTCGTGCTGCtcctctccttcatcctcccCTGCCCGATACGGCAGCGCTCCGAGAAAACGTGGCGGCGAGACTACAACGCGGCCGGTAGGTCGGGCGGGACATAGAtaatacctgttaagcgcttactatatgccaggcactggggtagctacaagttaatcaggttggacacagtccctctcccacctggggctcccagtcttcatccccattttacagacgagggacctgaggcactgagaagtgaagtgacctgcgcaaggacacacggcagacatatggcagagccaggattagaacccgggtccttctgactcccgggcccgggctctatccaccaaatCACGCCGGATCAGGCGGCGTGTGGCTAGCCGCTGGCCTCGGGGAAGCAAAACAGAAGCACGAGATAACATTTCCCGCCTTCGTGCGACTTATACTCCGATGGGCtctagggactgtactgagcatcgTGGCAGGGGCCTGGCAAAGTGGGATTTTTCTGGAGCGGAAAGAACCAAGAGCTGTAAAACAGCCTTGCaaatggagaagcggcgtggcctagtggatagagcccgggcctgggaatcagagggtcctgagtcctaatcctggctccgccacttgcctgctgtgactctgggcaagtcacttcacttctgtgggcctcagttccctcatctgtaaaatggggattaagactgtgagcctcatagagGAGAGggattacgtccaacctgattatagttaccccagcacttagaacagtgtttgaaacgtagtaagtacttaacaactataattaaaggaaaaataaaaggtaAGGATGAGGAAGGGGTCGACGAGAGGGTGGCATCCTTTCACACGCTTCTTTTAAACATTGTCCACGCTGTCTTTGGAGAGAATCTTAGTCTGGGAGTACCGACCGGGCCACCTCTCCTAGTTTGGGAGGCGATCCCACGGCCACGTCCGAGGCTGCAGCTGAGGAGAGGGTAGCTACCGGTCAGGGTTGCAGCCTTCCAGCCGGCAGAGAAGTCTGGGCTCATCTACCTGGTGCTTAGGATCGGGGTTGGATCCAAAGCAGGATGGGAGACTTGCCGTCCCGAGCGTTGAGTGACTATGATGGGGTTTATTAAGCACCCAGGGTGAACAGCACACGGTGGGCTTGGTGCCAGGATGCTCACATCGAACCCGATCCAcctcagaagggagaacagctgtgCGGGCTCTTGGTGGTCCTAGATTGCTGCAGTTCTTCTCCCCCGTCTTGTCTCCCAGAACCCTTAGTGCGTCGTCAGCGAGGGCTCCTCCAGACCACCTGCCTCGCctgcccccgtccccaccccgccGGAGCTGCTAGCTCTCCCGTCCAACCTGTCGCTTCTTTTTCCAGTCACCTATGACTTCCTGGCGCTGGAGGACGTGAACATGGACAAGGTCCAAGACGTCCTGTTTCTTTACAAAGGCGCCAACAGCGACGGAGACACTTCCAACCGCTCTTGTGCAGACGACGGTAACTAGGACCCTCGGCTTGcttcgtggtggtggtggtggtggctgtCACCAGTGGGGTCGGGGACCCCTGGGGGAATGTCTGCCACTTCATCGTCTCATTTCAGCTAGAGCTGGCTGGACTCCTgattgtttctgtgtgtgtgtgtgtgtgtgtgtgtgtgtctgcacacACCTGCCCCAGGGGTTGTGCACGGGAGTTTTGTGAGAGGGCAGGAGAAGCAGGCCAGACCCTCAGAAGTCTGGTATATCGTGGGAGCTTCACCCGTCTTTGTGGGAGACGTGGCCAAAGGGAGGAAGACGTGGGCACAGAGAACAGCATGGGCTAGAGAGACGGGGAGCAGTGGTGCTGCCCGCCTGCCTCGTGTCCCGGATGCCAAGGTGCCTCCAAGACACGGGGGCAACCCAGGAGGAAAACGGGGGCCGGGACCCCTCCATGAATGGGGATGGAGTCCACTATGGGCTACATGGGGGTGCTTAGAGGGGTGCAGAGGCGGGATGATCTCCCCGTCCCTCCCAAGTGTGGGCCAAACAGTGCAGGGGCGAGACGGAGAAGGTGTGAGTCCAATCTTCTCTCTCACAGGCCTGGACACCCCATGCGCCTTCGCCGTGGCCGCGTCGGGTACCAACGGGGCCTTGCTCTGGCAGAGGCCCATTGCCCAGGACGTCACCGTCACCCAGTGTGCCATCCCCCAGCTGGGGGGCACGGCCTCACCCGGCTGCCTCGTGGCGGGGGAGCCCCGGACCCTCACCGCCTTTGACCCTCGGACAGGTAGGACGGACAGACGGGCCaggctgggggaaggaagggggagttgCGTGGTCACGCTGTGGAAACAGAGAGCGGGGTGTCCGCGGAGGGGGCCTCAGGACCAGCCCCCAGGTTCCCGGTGGGAAGCAAGATCAGCCAGTGACCTCTTGCAGTCTGAGCCTCCGGCCAGTGAAGAAGTTAGGGCCTGCTGGGAAACCAAAAGAAAAATCTCAGTAGTATTAACCAGGGACCACACTCACCATAATCCCACTGTTTTGGAGGAAAATTTAGGCTCCTTTAGGGGTCTTCCTCCATGGGTGGTGGTCTTCAAGTGTCCAAATCGGCCTAGGTCATCCCCGGGCCCGGGTCTGCCCCATCCTGGGGaccctggggagagaggaaggaattgGAGGAAGCCAGGGAGGGCACAAAGGCGGCAGGAAGGATCCGATTGCCACGATGCCAGGCTACCTCTCTGGTGGGAGGCAGGGCTCCCATGACCACTGGCCGATTGGAGAAGTTACCTGTGCTACCAGGGCCCAACGGGGCCGATTgaccaatcagcagtatttagggAGCTCTtatcgtttgcagagcactgtattaagtggacCAAATGCCTAGAAACCCttgttcttcccccacctctgcctcgcCTGGCCCAGCTGCAAAAAACCCCAGACAGTCCAACAGACgctggtattaattgagccccTATAGTgtgcccaagcgcttgggagggtctgTCAGTAGaagacacagcctctgccctcaaggagcttacagtctagcagacagCAGGTCCGGCAGGGAAGGGCACCGTGGGAAGAAGGTGGGGCACAGGGAATGCTTCCTTCCCCAAGGGCCGTCAAGCACTAGCTCATTCCTCCAGCCGGTGCTGTCTGAACACTTAGCTGGGGAAGCTTAAGTCTTTCCGGCTCTTGGCTGGCAAGCCCAAAGCCGGGCTATGAGACGTGGGCCACCGCAGCTGATTGCCACGCTTTCCAAGCGGCCAGGAGACAGCTTGGCCCGCTGAGAAGGGCAGGGAGCTGGTCGtcatgaagacctgggttctagccctccCGTGGGTtggccccttacctgctgtgtggcctggggccagCCACGTGACCACTCAGggccttggcttcctcatctatgaaacagGGATCTAAATGCccgcctctctctgcctcaaagGCATGTTGGGAGGATAGAATGAAATAAGGGATTTGGAACCGCTTGGAGAAAATATGAAGGGGCGGGCAGGTTCTTTCCTTCTGAGAGGAAAGGGCCTGGTGAGTGAGGTGGAGGCCCAGAAGCGATGGAGTCATAACAAAGGCTGTGGGTGGCCGGAGTTTGGGGGGAaaggtggggaaggaagaaaatTCTCAGAATGCATTTGGAAACGGAACTATCAGTGGCCACCACCTTACCCCCAACCAAGGGACTTACCACACAAGAGGGACTCATGCCTACCACACAACAAGCTCTGAATAGAGGCCCcaatccccccaccccgacccccatcccatcctcccaGCTCACAGAAGGGCCTTCATTGCCAGGGGAGACACGGTGGACGGGGCCCATAAGCTTCGGCGCTAACGCTTCCATGCTGCGCCCCTTCCTCGAGACGCCAGATGCCGACGGAGACGGGGCCCAGGACCTGCTGTTCTTCGCCAGGGAGGATGATGAGGTACAGAGGGAGCCGGGCTCGGGCTGGAGGTTAGAAGATCCAGAGAGGGCGAGTAAGACAAATCCTCTTTAGCGACGGCGAGTTGGGGCAGTAGCTCTAAAAGGGTAAAAGCTCCCCTGCTGTTCCCCGAGACTTTTTATCTCTCTCTGGAGAGCGCTCCATGCTTCCTCCACTTGCTGGCCAAGTCTCTGCTCACTAtaccaggagcctgggagtcggttGATTGACTGCTCCAGTCAGTtaaccaatcaaaggtattcattgagcgcttactgtatgcagaacactgtactaacagctcttgggagagtccagtacaatagaatcggcagacatggttcctgcccccctggagcttacagtgtagtgaaAGACAGCTGGCTACTCTACCCACTGAAGCTGCTGCTCTCCCCGGGGTTGGGTTTCCACACAACCCATGACCACTTGGGCCTGGAGATGGAGGGTGGAGGTGGTGACAAGGGGTTATGAGTACTGAGGTTTCTGCCCCTCGGGGAGACCTTGTCAGAGCGGGCCTCTCTCCAGAGAgcaacatcatggcctagtggaaagagcccagccctgggagtctgaagctCTGGGTTCTACAgcgctcgtctgctgcgtgactttgggcaagcacttgacttctctatgcctcagttacctcatcagcaaaatggggatcaaagctatgagctccacgtgggacagggactgtgtccaacctgactgtcttgtatccgccccagtgctttgaacagtgcctggcacctagtaacagATACTAAAATCCATCTACCCGTCTCTCCTTGGGAGGTTGCAGCTCAGCCTGGCTCTCTCGGCagtttgtgtgtgtctctctctccctccagattAAAAGTTCCATCCACTCCAGCAAAACCGGGCAGCAGATTGGCTCCAAAGGCAGCCTCGGCCTGAGAGGAGACGTCGGTTACGTGCTGCACACCACCAAGTCAGGCGCCTACTATGTTGTCTTTCACTCTGGTACGGCCTTGCTCCACTTTCTTCCAAGTCCTCCTGAGATCTCCTCTccccccaggaagcctttcccATTTCATTTTCCCCATATCACATCTGGTGGAGTgggtagagcgcaggcctgggaaggcataaggttgtgggctctaatccttcctccaccgcttgtccgctgggtgatctcgggcaaggcacttcacctctctgtgcctcagttatctt
This region includes:
- the FAM234A gene encoding protein FAM234A yields the protein MMENKDLEAEIHPLKGEEGKAQPNQEAGAEKKQAAKKVANSSRVSPWRTAAFFLSLFFCLLVVLLLSFILPCPIRQRSEKTWRRDYNAAVTYDFLALEDVNMDKVQDVLFLYKGANSDGDTSNRSCADDGLDTPCAFAVAASGTNGALLWQRPIAQDVTVTQCAIPQLGGTASPGCLVAGEPRTLTAFDPRTGETRWTGPISFGANASMLRPFLETPDADGDGAQDLLFFAREDDEIKSSIHSSKTGQQIGSKGSLGLRGDVGYVLHTTKSGAYYVVFHSGSSLYGYSLKDLYDSMTGTISEVKKDPSWERMIHNVTHRLPVLSSRAIQFLVKLPAEAGENLLVVKTDGCDLLDGEKLVPLWTLNASRIMREPILGYYKPDMPAILLEDGAGDRRQILIVDSSSGSLLWSCPLRSASRTPRPATLQTVDHRSAFFFWGSEQLAGANETEPSGLQQSLYMFHPTFPTTLLELANVTDNIVAFEAVLFERSRHACYVLLTGPPNGARPGPVTLLKRKVKEDILTSRVVQLGQEEADGDKAIRDRFYRMRYRSPA